From Equus przewalskii isolate Varuska chromosome 7, EquPr2, whole genome shotgun sequence, one genomic window encodes:
- the MBD1 gene encoding methyl-CpG-binding domain protein 1 isoform X6: MRRAGWGESAGWRREERRCSDRGAGSSWTSARKRSRSLARGARRSRTQYAGAGVLPTKGKCQRGISAQASRRGRSPRGRQSISGSGSNERPRRRQLPLERKRLQRRKKKSRARRELQAGPLSWVCGPRAAGATGPVPNWLLLLPVAPMAEDWLDCPALGPGWKRREVFRKSGATCGRSDTYYQSPTGDRIRSKVELTRYLGPACDLTLFDFKQGVLCYPAPKAHSLAAPSRKQKKPSRPAKAQKRLVGPQRNEVRKEAPGDETKADTDTAPSSLPAPGCCENCGISFSGDGIRRQRLKTLCKDCRAQRIAFNREQRMFKRVGCGECAACRVTEDCGACSTCLLQLPQDVASGLFCKCERRRCLRIVERSRGCGVCRGCQTREDCGRCRVCLRPPRPGLRRQWRCVQRRCLRHLAHRLRRHHQRCQRRPPLAVAPPAGKHGRRRGGCDSKMAAQRRRPRTQPLPPPPPSQPPESPELQPYTNRRQNRKCGACAACLRRMDCGHCDFCCDKPKFGGSNQKRQKCRWRQCLQFAMKRLLPSVRAGSEDGAGSPPPYTRRKRPGSTRRPRPKPPSATPTARPDRAQVPMKQEAGSGFVLPPPGTDLVFLREGASSPVQVPGPAPASTEALLQVKQEKADAQEDWTPGTAILTSPVLLPGCPSKAVDPGLPPVKQEPPDPEEDKGKESKDDSTSHSAPEEAGGAGTPVITEIFSLGGTRLRDTAVWLPSFDDVGVLQKKLVPFITELNMHLTQELEKLKEDSGEGGAAAGLAAGLPAAPHQRGYVNS; the protein is encoded by the exons ATGAggagggcggggtggggagaaagCGCTGGTTGGCGACGCGAAGAGCGCAGGTGCTCCGATAGGGGCGCAGGCAGCAGTTGGACGTCAGCACGCAAGCGTAGCAGGTCCTTGGCAAGGGGCGCGCGCCGCTCTAGGACTCAGTACGCAGGCGCGGGGGTCCTCCCTACTAAGGGCAAGTGCCAGCGGGGCATTAGCGCGCAGGCGTCTCGCCGGGGGCGGAGCCCAAGAGGCAGGCAGTCTATTTCCGGTTCCGGGAGCAACGAACGGCCGCGGCGGCGACAGCTACCGCTTGAGAGGAAGaggctgcagaggaggaagaagaagagcaGGGCAAGGCGGGAGTTACAGGCGGGACCGTTGTCATGGGTCTGCGGACCTAGAGCGGCGGGAGCTACTGGCCCAGTGCCGAACTG gctgctgctgcttcctgtggCCCCAATGGCTGAGGACTGGCTGgactgcccagccctgggccctggctggAAGCGCCGTGAGGTCTTTCGCAAGTCAGGTGCCACCTGCGGACGCTCAGACACCTATTACCAGAG ccccacaggaGACAGGATCCGAAGCAAAGTAGAGCTGACCCGATACCTAGGCCCTGCGTGTGACCTGACCCTCTTCGACTTCAAACAAGGCGTCCTGTGCTATCCAGCCCCCAAG GCCCATTCCTTGGCTGCCCCCAGCAGGAAGCAGAAGAAGCCTTCAAGGCCAGCCAAGGCTCAGAAACGTCTGGTTGGACCTCAGAGGAATGAGGTCAGGAAGGAGGCCCCAGGGGATGAGACGAAGGCTGACACTGATACAGCCCCATCTTCGCTCCCTGCACCTGG GTGCTGTGAGAATTGTGGAATCAGTTTCTCAGGGGATGGTATCCGAAGGCAGCGGCTCAAGACATTGTGCAAGGACTGCCGAG cGCAGAGAATTGCCTTCAACCGGGAGCAGAGGATGTTTAAG CGAGTGGGCTGCGGGGAGTGTGCAGCCTGTCGGGTAACGGAGGACTGCGGGGCCTGCTCCACCTGCCTTCTGCAGCTGCCCCAAGACGTGGCCTCAGGGCTATTCTGCAAGTGTGAGCGGAGACGGTGCCTCCGAATTGTGGAAAGG AGCCGAGGGTGTGGAGTGTGCCGGGGCTGTCAAACCCGAGAGGACTGTGGCCGCTGCCGAGTCTGCCTTCGCCCTCCCCGCCCTGGTCTCAGGCGCCAGTGGAGGTGCGTCCAGCGGCGCTGCCTACGG CACCTTGCCCACCGCCTCCGTCGCCACCATCAGCGATGTCAACGACGCCCTCCCCTAGCTGTGGCTCCCCCTGCT GGTAAACATGGCCGCCGCAGGGGAGGCTGCGACTCCAAGATGGCTGCCCAGCGGCGGCGCCCTCGAACCCAGCCgctgcctccacctcccccatCTCAGCCTCCAGAATCCCCAGAGCTG CAGCCTTACACGAATCGCCGACAGAACCGCAAGTGTGGGGCCTGTGCAGCCTGCCTTCGGCGGATGGACTGTGGCCACTGCGACTTCTGCTGTGACAAGCCCAAATTTGGGGGCAGCAACCAGAAGCGCCAGAAGTGTCGTTGGCGCCAATGCCTGCAGTTTGCCATG AAGCGGCTGCTGCCAAGTGTCCGGGCAGGGTCCGAGGATGGAGCAGGGTCGCCCCCACCTTACACTCGTCGAAAGAGGCCTGGCTCTACTCGACGGCCCCGTCCGAAGCCCCCCTCAGCCACACCCACAGCCCGACCAGACCGTGCCCAGGTTCCAATGAAGCAGGAAGCAGGCAGTGGCTTTGTACTGCCCCCACCTGGCACCGACCTTGTGTTCTTACGGGAGGGTGCAAGCAGTCCCGTGCAggtgcctggccctgccccagctTCCACAGAAGCCTTGTTGCAG GTGAAGCAAGAGAAGGCGGATGCCCAAGAAGACTGGACACCGGGCACAGCCATCCTGACTTCTCCTGTATTGCTGCCTGGCTGCCCCAGCAAG GCAGTAGACCCAGGCCTGCCACCTGTGAAGCAAGAGCCACCTGACCCTGAGGAGGACAAGGGGAAGGAGAGCAAAGATGACTCCACCTCTCACTCGgccccagaggaggcaggaggggctggcacaCCTGTG ATCACGGAGATTTTCAGCCTGGGTGGAACCCGCCTCCGGGACACAGCAGTCTGGTTGCCAAG CTTCGATGATGTGGGTGTCCTGCAGAAGAAGCTGGTGCCCTTCATCACAGAGTTAAATATGCATCTGACCCAGGAATTagagaagctgaaggaagatTCCGGGGAAGGTGGAGCAGCTGCAGGCCTGGCTGCAGGCCTGCCTGCTGCCCCACACCAACGAG gctACGTAAACTCTTAG
- the MBD1 gene encoding methyl-CpG-binding domain protein 1 isoform X16: MAEDWLDCPALGPGWKRREVFRKSGATCGRSDTYYQSPTGDRIRSKVELTRYLGPACDLTLFDFKQGVLCYPAPKAHSLAAPSRKQKKPSRPAKAQKRLVGPQRNEVRKEAPGDETKADTDTAPSSLPAPGCCENCGISFSGDGIRRQRLKTLCKDCRAQRIAFNREQRMFKRVGCGECAACRVTEDCGACSTCLLQLPQDVASGLFCKCERRRCLRIVERSRGCGVCRGCQTREDCGRCRVCLRPPRPGLRRQWRCVQRRCLRGKHGRRRGGCDSKMAAQRRRPRTQPLPPPPPSQPPESPELQPYTNRRQNRKCGACAACLRRMDCGHCDFCCDKPKFGGSNQKRQKCRWRQCLQFAMKRLLPSVRAGSEDGAGSPPPYTRRKRPGSTRRPRPKPPSATPTARPDRAQVPMKQEAGSGFVLPPPGTDLVFLREGASSPVQVPGPAPASTEALLQEAQCPGLSWVVALPQVKQEKADAQEDWTPGTAILTSPVLLPGCPSKAVDPGLPPVKQEPPDPEEDKGKESKDDSTSHSAPEEAGGAGTPVITEIFSLGGTRLRDTAVWLPSFDDVGVLQKKLVPFITELNMHLTQELEKLKEDSGEGGAAAGLAAGLPAAPHQRGYVNS; encoded by the exons ATGGCTGAGGACTGGCTGgactgcccagccctgggccctggctggAAGCGCCGTGAGGTCTTTCGCAAGTCAGGTGCCACCTGCGGACGCTCAGACACCTATTACCAGAG ccccacaggaGACAGGATCCGAAGCAAAGTAGAGCTGACCCGATACCTAGGCCCTGCGTGTGACCTGACCCTCTTCGACTTCAAACAAGGCGTCCTGTGCTATCCAGCCCCCAAG GCCCATTCCTTGGCTGCCCCCAGCAGGAAGCAGAAGAAGCCTTCAAGGCCAGCCAAGGCTCAGAAACGTCTGGTTGGACCTCAGAGGAATGAGGTCAGGAAGGAGGCCCCAGGGGATGAGACGAAGGCTGACACTGATACAGCCCCATCTTCGCTCCCTGCACCTGG GTGCTGTGAGAATTGTGGAATCAGTTTCTCAGGGGATGGTATCCGAAGGCAGCGGCTCAAGACATTGTGCAAGGACTGCCGAG cGCAGAGAATTGCCTTCAACCGGGAGCAGAGGATGTTTAAG CGAGTGGGCTGCGGGGAGTGTGCAGCCTGTCGGGTAACGGAGGACTGCGGGGCCTGCTCCACCTGCCTTCTGCAGCTGCCCCAAGACGTGGCCTCAGGGCTATTCTGCAAGTGTGAGCGGAGACGGTGCCTCCGAATTGTGGAAAGG AGCCGAGGGTGTGGAGTGTGCCGGGGCTGTCAAACCCGAGAGGACTGTGGCCGCTGCCGAGTCTGCCTTCGCCCTCCCCGCCCTGGTCTCAGGCGCCAGTGGAGGTGCGTCCAGCGGCGCTGCCTACGG GGTAAACATGGCCGCCGCAGGGGAGGCTGCGACTCCAAGATGGCTGCCCAGCGGCGGCGCCCTCGAACCCAGCCgctgcctccacctcccccatCTCAGCCTCCAGAATCCCCAGAGCTG CAGCCTTACACGAATCGCCGACAGAACCGCAAGTGTGGGGCCTGTGCAGCCTGCCTTCGGCGGATGGACTGTGGCCACTGCGACTTCTGCTGTGACAAGCCCAAATTTGGGGGCAGCAACCAGAAGCGCCAGAAGTGTCGTTGGCGCCAATGCCTGCAGTTTGCCATG AAGCGGCTGCTGCCAAGTGTCCGGGCAGGGTCCGAGGATGGAGCAGGGTCGCCCCCACCTTACACTCGTCGAAAGAGGCCTGGCTCTACTCGACGGCCCCGTCCGAAGCCCCCCTCAGCCACACCCACAGCCCGACCAGACCGTGCCCAGGTTCCAATGAAGCAGGAAGCAGGCAGTGGCTTTGTACTGCCCCCACCTGGCACCGACCTTGTGTTCTTACGGGAGGGTGCAAGCAGTCCCGTGCAggtgcctggccctgccccagctTCCACAGAAGCCTTGTTGCAG GAGGCCCAGTGCCCTGGCCTGAGTTGGGTTGTGGCCTTACCCCAGGTGAAGCAAGAGAAGGCGGATGCCCAAGAAGACTGGACACCGGGCACAGCCATCCTGACTTCTCCTGTATTGCTGCCTGGCTGCCCCAGCAAG GCAGTAGACCCAGGCCTGCCACCTGTGAAGCAAGAGCCACCTGACCCTGAGGAGGACAAGGGGAAGGAGAGCAAAGATGACTCCACCTCTCACTCGgccccagaggaggcaggaggggctggcacaCCTGTG ATCACGGAGATTTTCAGCCTGGGTGGAACCCGCCTCCGGGACACAGCAGTCTGGTTGCCAAG CTTCGATGATGTGGGTGTCCTGCAGAAGAAGCTGGTGCCCTTCATCACAGAGTTAAATATGCATCTGACCCAGGAATTagagaagctgaaggaagatTCCGGGGAAGGTGGAGCAGCTGCAGGCCTGGCTGCAGGCCTGCCTGCTGCCCCACACCAACGAG gctACGTAAACTCTTAG
- the MBD1 gene encoding methyl-CpG-binding domain protein 1 isoform X13, protein MAEDWLDCPALGPGWKRREVFRKSGATCGRSDTYYQSPTGDRIRSKVELTRYLGPACDLTLFDFKQGVLCYPAPKAHSLAAPSRKQKKPSRPAKAQKRLVGPQRNEVRKEAPGDETKADTDTAPSSLPAPGCCENCGISFSGDGIRRQRLKTLCKDCRAQRIAFNREQRMFKRVGCGECAACRVTEDCGACSTCLLQLPQDVASGLFCKCERRRCLRIVERSRGCGVCRGCQTREDCGRCRVCLRPPRPGLRRQWRCVQRRCLRGKHGRRRGGCDSKMAAQRRRPRTQPLPPPPPSQPPESPELHPRALAPSPPAEFIYYCVDEDELQPYTNRRQNRKCGACAACLRRMDCGHCDFCCDKPKFGGSNQKRQKCRWRQCLQFAMKRLLPSVRAGSEDGAGSPPPYTRRKRPGSTRRPRPKPPSATPTARPDRAQVPMKQEAGSGFVLPPPGTDLVFLREGASSPVQVPGPAPASTEALLQEAQCPGLSWVVALPQVKQEKADAQEDWTPGTAILTSPVLLPGCPSKAVDPGLPPVKQEPPDPEEDKGKESKDDSTSHSAPEEAGGAGTPVITEIFSLGGTRLRDTAVWLPSFDDVGVLQKKLVPFITELNMHLTQELEKLKEDSGEGGAAAGLAAGLPAAPHQRGYVNS, encoded by the exons ATGGCTGAGGACTGGCTGgactgcccagccctgggccctggctggAAGCGCCGTGAGGTCTTTCGCAAGTCAGGTGCCACCTGCGGACGCTCAGACACCTATTACCAGAG ccccacaggaGACAGGATCCGAAGCAAAGTAGAGCTGACCCGATACCTAGGCCCTGCGTGTGACCTGACCCTCTTCGACTTCAAACAAGGCGTCCTGTGCTATCCAGCCCCCAAG GCCCATTCCTTGGCTGCCCCCAGCAGGAAGCAGAAGAAGCCTTCAAGGCCAGCCAAGGCTCAGAAACGTCTGGTTGGACCTCAGAGGAATGAGGTCAGGAAGGAGGCCCCAGGGGATGAGACGAAGGCTGACACTGATACAGCCCCATCTTCGCTCCCTGCACCTGG GTGCTGTGAGAATTGTGGAATCAGTTTCTCAGGGGATGGTATCCGAAGGCAGCGGCTCAAGACATTGTGCAAGGACTGCCGAG cGCAGAGAATTGCCTTCAACCGGGAGCAGAGGATGTTTAAG CGAGTGGGCTGCGGGGAGTGTGCAGCCTGTCGGGTAACGGAGGACTGCGGGGCCTGCTCCACCTGCCTTCTGCAGCTGCCCCAAGACGTGGCCTCAGGGCTATTCTGCAAGTGTGAGCGGAGACGGTGCCTCCGAATTGTGGAAAGG AGCCGAGGGTGTGGAGTGTGCCGGGGCTGTCAAACCCGAGAGGACTGTGGCCGCTGCCGAGTCTGCCTTCGCCCTCCCCGCCCTGGTCTCAGGCGCCAGTGGAGGTGCGTCCAGCGGCGCTGCCTACGG GGTAAACATGGCCGCCGCAGGGGAGGCTGCGACTCCAAGATGGCTGCCCAGCGGCGGCGCCCTCGAACCCAGCCgctgcctccacctcccccatCTCAGCCTCCAGAATCCCCAGAGCTG CACCCCAGAGCCCTGGCCCCCTCGCCACCTGCTGAGTTCATCTATTACTGTGTAGACGAGGACGAGCTA CAGCCTTACACGAATCGCCGACAGAACCGCAAGTGTGGGGCCTGTGCAGCCTGCCTTCGGCGGATGGACTGTGGCCACTGCGACTTCTGCTGTGACAAGCCCAAATTTGGGGGCAGCAACCAGAAGCGCCAGAAGTGTCGTTGGCGCCAATGCCTGCAGTTTGCCATG AAGCGGCTGCTGCCAAGTGTCCGGGCAGGGTCCGAGGATGGAGCAGGGTCGCCCCCACCTTACACTCGTCGAAAGAGGCCTGGCTCTACTCGACGGCCCCGTCCGAAGCCCCCCTCAGCCACACCCACAGCCCGACCAGACCGTGCCCAGGTTCCAATGAAGCAGGAAGCAGGCAGTGGCTTTGTACTGCCCCCACCTGGCACCGACCTTGTGTTCTTACGGGAGGGTGCAAGCAGTCCCGTGCAggtgcctggccctgccccagctTCCACAGAAGCCTTGTTGCAG GAGGCCCAGTGCCCTGGCCTGAGTTGGGTTGTGGCCTTACCCCAGGTGAAGCAAGAGAAGGCGGATGCCCAAGAAGACTGGACACCGGGCACAGCCATCCTGACTTCTCCTGTATTGCTGCCTGGCTGCCCCAGCAAG GCAGTAGACCCAGGCCTGCCACCTGTGAAGCAAGAGCCACCTGACCCTGAGGAGGACAAGGGGAAGGAGAGCAAAGATGACTCCACCTCTCACTCGgccccagaggaggcaggaggggctggcacaCCTGTG ATCACGGAGATTTTCAGCCTGGGTGGAACCCGCCTCCGGGACACAGCAGTCTGGTTGCCAAG CTTCGATGATGTGGGTGTCCTGCAGAAGAAGCTGGTGCCCTTCATCACAGAGTTAAATATGCATCTGACCCAGGAATTagagaagctgaaggaagatTCCGGGGAAGGTGGAGCAGCTGCAGGCCTGGCTGCAGGCCTGCCTGCTGCCCCACACCAACGAG gctACGTAAACTCTTAG
- the MBD1 gene encoding methyl-CpG-binding domain protein 1 isoform X3, with translation MRRAGWGESAGWRREERRCSDRGAGSSWTSARKRSRSLARGARRSRTQYAGAGVLPTKGKCQRGISAQASRRGRSPRGRQSISGSGSNERPRRRQLPLERKRLQRRKKKSRARRELQAGPLSWVCGPRAAGATGPVPNWLLLLPVAPMAEDWLDCPALGPGWKRREVFRKSGATCGRSDTYYQSPTGDRIRSKVELTRYLGPACDLTLFDFKQGVLCYPAPKAHSLAAPSRKQKKPSRPAKAQKRLVGPQRNEVRKEAPGDETKADTDTAPSSLPAPGCCENCGISFSGDGIRRQRLKTLCKDCRAQRIAFNREQRMFKRVGCGECAACRVTEDCGACSTCLLQLPQDVASGLFCKCERRRCLRIVERSRGCGVCRGCQTREDCGRCRVCLRPPRPGLRRQWRCVQRRCLRHLAHRLRRHHQRCQRRPPLAVAPPAGKHGRRRGGCDSKMAAQRRRPRTQPLPPPPPSQPPESPELHPRALAPSPPAEFIYYCVDEDELQPYTNRRQNRKCGACAACLRRMDCGHCDFCCDKPKFGGSNQKRQKCRWRQCLQFAMKRLLPSVRAGSEDGAGSPPPYTRRKRPGSTRRPRPKPPSATPTARPDRAQVPMKQEAGSGFVLPPPGTDLVFLREGASSPVQVPGPAPASTEALLQVKQEKADAQEDWTPGTAILTSPVLLPGCPSKAVDPGLPPVKQEPPDPEEDKGKESKDDSTSHSAPEEAGGAGTPVITEIFSLGGTRLRDTAVWLPSFDDVGVLQKKLVPFITELNMHLTQELEKLKEDSGEGGAAAGLAAGLPAAPHQRGYVNS, from the exons ATGAggagggcggggtggggagaaagCGCTGGTTGGCGACGCGAAGAGCGCAGGTGCTCCGATAGGGGCGCAGGCAGCAGTTGGACGTCAGCACGCAAGCGTAGCAGGTCCTTGGCAAGGGGCGCGCGCCGCTCTAGGACTCAGTACGCAGGCGCGGGGGTCCTCCCTACTAAGGGCAAGTGCCAGCGGGGCATTAGCGCGCAGGCGTCTCGCCGGGGGCGGAGCCCAAGAGGCAGGCAGTCTATTTCCGGTTCCGGGAGCAACGAACGGCCGCGGCGGCGACAGCTACCGCTTGAGAGGAAGaggctgcagaggaggaagaagaagagcaGGGCAAGGCGGGAGTTACAGGCGGGACCGTTGTCATGGGTCTGCGGACCTAGAGCGGCGGGAGCTACTGGCCCAGTGCCGAACTG gctgctgctgcttcctgtggCCCCAATGGCTGAGGACTGGCTGgactgcccagccctgggccctggctggAAGCGCCGTGAGGTCTTTCGCAAGTCAGGTGCCACCTGCGGACGCTCAGACACCTATTACCAGAG ccccacaggaGACAGGATCCGAAGCAAAGTAGAGCTGACCCGATACCTAGGCCCTGCGTGTGACCTGACCCTCTTCGACTTCAAACAAGGCGTCCTGTGCTATCCAGCCCCCAAG GCCCATTCCTTGGCTGCCCCCAGCAGGAAGCAGAAGAAGCCTTCAAGGCCAGCCAAGGCTCAGAAACGTCTGGTTGGACCTCAGAGGAATGAGGTCAGGAAGGAGGCCCCAGGGGATGAGACGAAGGCTGACACTGATACAGCCCCATCTTCGCTCCCTGCACCTGG GTGCTGTGAGAATTGTGGAATCAGTTTCTCAGGGGATGGTATCCGAAGGCAGCGGCTCAAGACATTGTGCAAGGACTGCCGAG cGCAGAGAATTGCCTTCAACCGGGAGCAGAGGATGTTTAAG CGAGTGGGCTGCGGGGAGTGTGCAGCCTGTCGGGTAACGGAGGACTGCGGGGCCTGCTCCACCTGCCTTCTGCAGCTGCCCCAAGACGTGGCCTCAGGGCTATTCTGCAAGTGTGAGCGGAGACGGTGCCTCCGAATTGTGGAAAGG AGCCGAGGGTGTGGAGTGTGCCGGGGCTGTCAAACCCGAGAGGACTGTGGCCGCTGCCGAGTCTGCCTTCGCCCTCCCCGCCCTGGTCTCAGGCGCCAGTGGAGGTGCGTCCAGCGGCGCTGCCTACGG CACCTTGCCCACCGCCTCCGTCGCCACCATCAGCGATGTCAACGACGCCCTCCCCTAGCTGTGGCTCCCCCTGCT GGTAAACATGGCCGCCGCAGGGGAGGCTGCGACTCCAAGATGGCTGCCCAGCGGCGGCGCCCTCGAACCCAGCCgctgcctccacctcccccatCTCAGCCTCCAGAATCCCCAGAGCTG CACCCCAGAGCCCTGGCCCCCTCGCCACCTGCTGAGTTCATCTATTACTGTGTAGACGAGGACGAGCTA CAGCCTTACACGAATCGCCGACAGAACCGCAAGTGTGGGGCCTGTGCAGCCTGCCTTCGGCGGATGGACTGTGGCCACTGCGACTTCTGCTGTGACAAGCCCAAATTTGGGGGCAGCAACCAGAAGCGCCAGAAGTGTCGTTGGCGCCAATGCCTGCAGTTTGCCATG AAGCGGCTGCTGCCAAGTGTCCGGGCAGGGTCCGAGGATGGAGCAGGGTCGCCCCCACCTTACACTCGTCGAAAGAGGCCTGGCTCTACTCGACGGCCCCGTCCGAAGCCCCCCTCAGCCACACCCACAGCCCGACCAGACCGTGCCCAGGTTCCAATGAAGCAGGAAGCAGGCAGTGGCTTTGTACTGCCCCCACCTGGCACCGACCTTGTGTTCTTACGGGAGGGTGCAAGCAGTCCCGTGCAggtgcctggccctgccccagctTCCACAGAAGCCTTGTTGCAG GTGAAGCAAGAGAAGGCGGATGCCCAAGAAGACTGGACACCGGGCACAGCCATCCTGACTTCTCCTGTATTGCTGCCTGGCTGCCCCAGCAAG GCAGTAGACCCAGGCCTGCCACCTGTGAAGCAAGAGCCACCTGACCCTGAGGAGGACAAGGGGAAGGAGAGCAAAGATGACTCCACCTCTCACTCGgccccagaggaggcaggaggggctggcacaCCTGTG ATCACGGAGATTTTCAGCCTGGGTGGAACCCGCCTCCGGGACACAGCAGTCTGGTTGCCAAG CTTCGATGATGTGGGTGTCCTGCAGAAGAAGCTGGTGCCCTTCATCACAGAGTTAAATATGCATCTGACCCAGGAATTagagaagctgaaggaagatTCCGGGGAAGGTGGAGCAGCTGCAGGCCTGGCTGCAGGCCTGCCTGCTGCCCCACACCAACGAG gctACGTAAACTCTTAG
- the MBD1 gene encoding methyl-CpG-binding domain protein 1 isoform X7 codes for MRRAGWGESAGWRREERRCSDRGAGSSWTSARKRSRSLARGARRSRTQYAGAGVLPTKGKCQRGISAQASRRGRSPRGRQSISGSGSNERPRRRQLPLERKRLQRRKKKSRARRELQAGPLSWVCGPRAAGATGPVPNWLLLLPVAPMAEDWLDCPALGPGWKRREVFRKSGATCGRSDTYYQSPTGDRIRSKVELTRYLGPACDLTLFDFKQGVLCYPAPKAHSLAAPSRKQKKPSRPAKAQKRLVGPQRNEVRKEAPGDETKADTDTAPSSLPAPGCCENCGISFSGDGIRRQRLKTLCKDCRAQRIAFNREQRMFKRVGCGECAACRVTEDCGACSTCLLQLPQDVASGLFCKCERRRCLRIVERSRGCGVCRGCQTREDCGRCRVCLRPPRPGLRRQWRCVQRRCLRHLAHRLRRHHQRCQRRPPLAVAPPAGKHGRRRGGCDSKMAAQRRRPRTQPLPPPPPSQPPESPELHPRALAPSPPAEFIYYCVDEDELQPYTNRRQNRKCGACAACLRRMDCGHCDFCCDKPKFGGSNQKRQKCRWRQCLQFAMKRLLPSVRAGSEDGAGSPPPYTRRKRPGSTRRPRPKPPSATPTARPDRAQVPMKQEAGSGFVLPPPGTDLVFLREGASSPVQVPGPAPASTEALLQAVDPGLPPVKQEPPDPEEDKGKESKDDSTSHSAPEEAGGAGTPVITEIFSLGGTRLRDTAVWLPSFDDVGVLQKKLVPFITELNMHLTQELEKLKEDSGEGGAAAGLAAGLPAAPHQRGYVNS; via the exons ATGAggagggcggggtggggagaaagCGCTGGTTGGCGACGCGAAGAGCGCAGGTGCTCCGATAGGGGCGCAGGCAGCAGTTGGACGTCAGCACGCAAGCGTAGCAGGTCCTTGGCAAGGGGCGCGCGCCGCTCTAGGACTCAGTACGCAGGCGCGGGGGTCCTCCCTACTAAGGGCAAGTGCCAGCGGGGCATTAGCGCGCAGGCGTCTCGCCGGGGGCGGAGCCCAAGAGGCAGGCAGTCTATTTCCGGTTCCGGGAGCAACGAACGGCCGCGGCGGCGACAGCTACCGCTTGAGAGGAAGaggctgcagaggaggaagaagaagagcaGGGCAAGGCGGGAGTTACAGGCGGGACCGTTGTCATGGGTCTGCGGACCTAGAGCGGCGGGAGCTACTGGCCCAGTGCCGAACTG gctgctgctgcttcctgtggCCCCAATGGCTGAGGACTGGCTGgactgcccagccctgggccctggctggAAGCGCCGTGAGGTCTTTCGCAAGTCAGGTGCCACCTGCGGACGCTCAGACACCTATTACCAGAG ccccacaggaGACAGGATCCGAAGCAAAGTAGAGCTGACCCGATACCTAGGCCCTGCGTGTGACCTGACCCTCTTCGACTTCAAACAAGGCGTCCTGTGCTATCCAGCCCCCAAG GCCCATTCCTTGGCTGCCCCCAGCAGGAAGCAGAAGAAGCCTTCAAGGCCAGCCAAGGCTCAGAAACGTCTGGTTGGACCTCAGAGGAATGAGGTCAGGAAGGAGGCCCCAGGGGATGAGACGAAGGCTGACACTGATACAGCCCCATCTTCGCTCCCTGCACCTGG GTGCTGTGAGAATTGTGGAATCAGTTTCTCAGGGGATGGTATCCGAAGGCAGCGGCTCAAGACATTGTGCAAGGACTGCCGAG cGCAGAGAATTGCCTTCAACCGGGAGCAGAGGATGTTTAAG CGAGTGGGCTGCGGGGAGTGTGCAGCCTGTCGGGTAACGGAGGACTGCGGGGCCTGCTCCACCTGCCTTCTGCAGCTGCCCCAAGACGTGGCCTCAGGGCTATTCTGCAAGTGTGAGCGGAGACGGTGCCTCCGAATTGTGGAAAGG AGCCGAGGGTGTGGAGTGTGCCGGGGCTGTCAAACCCGAGAGGACTGTGGCCGCTGCCGAGTCTGCCTTCGCCCTCCCCGCCCTGGTCTCAGGCGCCAGTGGAGGTGCGTCCAGCGGCGCTGCCTACGG CACCTTGCCCACCGCCTCCGTCGCCACCATCAGCGATGTCAACGACGCCCTCCCCTAGCTGTGGCTCCCCCTGCT GGTAAACATGGCCGCCGCAGGGGAGGCTGCGACTCCAAGATGGCTGCCCAGCGGCGGCGCCCTCGAACCCAGCCgctgcctccacctcccccatCTCAGCCTCCAGAATCCCCAGAGCTG CACCCCAGAGCCCTGGCCCCCTCGCCACCTGCTGAGTTCATCTATTACTGTGTAGACGAGGACGAGCTA CAGCCTTACACGAATCGCCGACAGAACCGCAAGTGTGGGGCCTGTGCAGCCTGCCTTCGGCGGATGGACTGTGGCCACTGCGACTTCTGCTGTGACAAGCCCAAATTTGGGGGCAGCAACCAGAAGCGCCAGAAGTGTCGTTGGCGCCAATGCCTGCAGTTTGCCATG AAGCGGCTGCTGCCAAGTGTCCGGGCAGGGTCCGAGGATGGAGCAGGGTCGCCCCCACCTTACACTCGTCGAAAGAGGCCTGGCTCTACTCGACGGCCCCGTCCGAAGCCCCCCTCAGCCACACCCACAGCCCGACCAGACCGTGCCCAGGTTCCAATGAAGCAGGAAGCAGGCAGTGGCTTTGTACTGCCCCCACCTGGCACCGACCTTGTGTTCTTACGGGAGGGTGCAAGCAGTCCCGTGCAggtgcctggccctgccccagctTCCACAGAAGCCTTGTTGCAG GCAGTAGACCCAGGCCTGCCACCTGTGAAGCAAGAGCCACCTGACCCTGAGGAGGACAAGGGGAAGGAGAGCAAAGATGACTCCACCTCTCACTCGgccccagaggaggcaggaggggctggcacaCCTGTG ATCACGGAGATTTTCAGCCTGGGTGGAACCCGCCTCCGGGACACAGCAGTCTGGTTGCCAAG CTTCGATGATGTGGGTGTCCTGCAGAAGAAGCTGGTGCCCTTCATCACAGAGTTAAATATGCATCTGACCCAGGAATTagagaagctgaaggaagatTCCGGGGAAGGTGGAGCAGCTGCAGGCCTGGCTGCAGGCCTGCCTGCTGCCCCACACCAACGAG gctACGTAAACTCTTAG